The genomic interval GGAAGCAactgtatatgtatatttgtatGTTCTAGTGCTTCAATGGAATTTGGAAATCTGGATGAAAGTTCTCTGGTCCAAGCAAATGGTAATGACCTTGGAACAGAGGACAGAGAGTTGTTGAAAGCTTATCATCACAGTTTTAATGATGAGAAGGTGGATTTCGACCTGATCATGCACTTACTTTACAACATCTGCAATAGTTCTGATGGGGGTAGGTATACATACACAGTCTCATGTTATTGCTGTGGATTCAACTTCCGAATGAGTCATTTTGTCAGTAATACCAAATAGGGAAGACCTTCTGGGTAGCAGCATGCATGGCACTAACtggtatttttatatattttaggTGAGTGTCTGGTTTAATGTTGTAAATGGATTCTCTCTTTTAGGAGcagttttaatatttcttcctgGGTACGATGAGATAGTTAGCTTGAGAGACCGAATTATTTTTGATGACAAGAGATTTGTTGATAATGCGCACAGGTAAAACTTCTAGTTTCAATGCTTGTCTctagttttttctttctttaaatatactTACAGACTactctttgttttgcattagaTACCAAGTATTCACACTTCATTCAAATATGCAAACTTTGGATCAGAAGAATGTGCTTAAAACTCCGCCTTCTGGCATCCGCAAAATAGCAAGTATCAGATGACTTCTTCAGATACTGATCTCCATAGTCTTTGCTTTTACAGTTACTGTTATGTTTTTCTGCCTGCAGATTCTTTCTACTAATGTTGCAGAAACCAGTATCACAGTCAGTGATGTTGTATTTGTTATTGATTCGGGAAAGATGAAGGAGGTATGACTGGGGGGAAGTAAACTTCCtaagattgttttaaaataataatactaaGCTGTGATTTTTGGAGAAGTAGTGCTTTTTTATTAGCAGTCTAAAAACCTGGTGTGTGTAAAGTAACAGAACTCGCTGAAGTTTTGACATCCCTTTTGTTTATAACAAATCCTAAAGATGCAAGAAAGTTGCCTTCTGACAGCCAGCTGCTTAAAACCCCTGAAAAAGCTACTGCTAATTAGACAAGTAACTTGTCACTTCTGTGTACATTTTAAGGAAAGTCCATTAGTGTAGACCTTCATCCTCCTGGAAGTTAGAGAATACTGGGAGTTCcctttgttgttttaattgtaTCTGAATGAAGTGTAATCGAATGTTaagttttcaaatgtttatgATATATTGAATGCCCCTTACTGGTTACTTGTGAAATAAACATAGGTAACATAATTAAAGTACAGTTTGAGGCTCAGTGTATGGAGTAGATTTCGTGGGATATACACGCTGTAGATCAACCAAGTTCTTATATTAATACaagtattttgtgtttctgcacGAAATGCAGGAAAACTAGGACATAATTTCCAGGTGAGGAAATGAGCAAAATTTCACTGTGCATAATAGcgtatttttgctttctgttatgGTGCAAAGCACAACTCATCATTTCTTGACTTAACCTAGAAAGTTTTCGATTTAGAAAACTGTAGCCCAAAGATGTTGTGAAAGAGGTGGCGTAAATTCACCTACAACAAAGTACTTTGGAATGTCACTGTGTGCCAGAAGGCAGTGGTGCTTAGTATCGGTTTGAGGCGAACATTGTTGTCAGTGTAAGCCATTAGTAATTCTTCTTTCATGTACCCTAGTAAatcttgattttatttccttgtttttcttttttagaagtCTTTTGATGCTCTGAGTTGTGTTACAATGTTAAGAACTGTGTGGATTTCAAAAGCCAGCGCTATCCAGAGAAGAGGGAGGTAATAAATATTTGTACGTATTTTTATCTTGCAAGCATCCGCTGCCCTGTACACCGAGAATAAAGTAGTGAATGTaagaggagcagtgctggataACAGTGTTATTCAGGTCCGATGTAGTGTTTGACAGTGGCCAGTATTAATTCTCTGCAAAAAAAGCAGGGGTCAGCATATACTTCCTTAGAGTAATTTCCTGATAGAAATGTGACTTGGAATTTCCCAAAGCTTTACAGTAGGTTCGTTTTTCTTCCGTGGAGGAATTTGTTCTCCTTTCACCTCGGTACTGCCAGCGCCCACTGGGCCCTATGGATTTTACATAACTTACTTTACTGTGGGAAAAGGAAGGCCTGTTACAAGTTTTCCATACTGCTTCATCACTCTATTAGAAGAAACATTGAACAGTAATTCCTACATTCCTTTGTCAAATAAATTCCCACTTCTGTTCTTCCCAGTGCTGGGTGAGGGCTAAGTGCAACAGTGGGTCCTGGGGGGCTGTATTTGCTGCTACAGCATTGGTATTAGTCTGCTGGAATTTCGTTCTGCGTGTGTTTGCTGTTTGTCCCCTCTCTCATTTGTTCAGCCCTTGTTCTACTTCTTACTCTGGGCTGACTCCTGGTTCTTTGGGGCATGTTGAAGGGTTTTgccagaggaagaaatgaagatattccttaaagcaaaaacaatgtGATTCAGATTGACCTTGGacttgcaaaacaaacaaaaaaacccaagcaaccaaagaaacaaaaaacaacaaaacactttgGATGCTCAGGGAGCACTTGCttaacttattttttgtttttctaaatgtgTTGGGGTAAAATCACAATAGATTTCTGTCGTATCAAAAGTGGTTCATGTTCTAGAAGTCTCTTGCTTCGCATTTGGCTAAATGACAACTTTATCTTTCTGTTACATATGCTTGTACACTTCTGTTCCGTATCTGTGGGATGTTTTTGCatgtatatgtatgttttaTGGGGGAATTCATtgttttttgtgattttttgcaTTTCGCCTTTAGTTTAAAAGATGTTACAATTAATAGCTTGCCATATTTTATGTTCAAGAGCTGGGCGCTGTCGGCCTGGAGTCTGCTTCCATCTCTTCAGCAAGCTCCGATTTCAGAATATGTTGGAATTTCAGACTCCGGAACTTCGAAGAATGCCGCTTCAGGCATGTGTTCTCTTATAACTTACAACTTCAGTGTAGTTATTAGTGTCTAGCCATGTTATCAGTCACAGTAGGAGTTCTTTTGTGTAATCTTAACTTTGAATTTTTAACTTGTAGGAGCTTTGTCTACACACAAAACTACTGGCTCCAGTGAATTGCCCAGTTGTTGACTTTCTCATGAAAGCTCCTGATCCTCCACCAGCTTTAATTGTGAGGAACGCCATACAAATGCTCAAGGTCAGCATAGGTACAGATCTAGATGGAATCGTAtttgcttctgtgcttttggTGTGGCAACATCTGTTACTGAGTTTTGTGTTTCTTGAGACTCTTTAGTTACTTAAGgatgctttgtgtttttgttctgttttcatttttgtgatgttttcatGTTAAGGGAAAAGAATGCTTAAGAACGTGGTCTCAAACTTCACACAGAGTTTGGCGTACGTTCTTAGTAGTCAGAGCAAGTCTATTTAATGCCTTGTATtcacatcttttctgttttcactgtatattatttttgtctgtgctCTTCTCTGCCCCACCCCCCCCTTACTGTTTTATTATCAGAAAATAGATGCCATGGATGTTTGGGAAGACCTCACTGAACTTGGTTATCATCTTGCCGAATTACCTGTAGAGCCACACCTTGGTAAAatggtgctgtgtgctgttgttTTGAAGTGCCTGGATCCCATTCTCACCATTGCTTGCACTCTTGCGTATCGAGAGCCTTTTGTTCTACCTATGGTGGCCTCTCAAAAGCGTGCAGCTATGCTGTGCAGAAAACGTTTAGCTGCAGGAACATTCAGTGACCATATGGTGCTCCTCAGGGCTTTCCAGGTAttgtttcatcttcagaaaGGGTACCAATAATAGCATATGTACAAAAGTAAATGATATAACATTGGATGTGAAATGATTGACTAGAGGGAGTCCTTAGAGAGTGAAGGTTCTTCTTGTGTAGCAGATTTACTGTCTTGAACTAATTAACAATGTTGTAAGGAAACATTGTATTCAGCTgttcagttttatattttttaaccTAAGTTTCAACCATTACCATTTTGACAGGATAGAAAACAATATAGAGATAGAGAGATGTAGGAGATAGATTAAGTTAATGTAGAGAATTGGGTAAACAAAATTTAGTAATTGACTAGAGAAATGGTTtaatacatttcagtttcagaattGTTTTTGGCCTCTTTTTATTAACATATGTCACTGTATTTAAgtgcattttcttatttccaaatTTGTCTATAGATTTGTTCAGCTAAAAAATACTCTTTGTAGGCATGGCAGAAGGCACGAAGTGATGGCTGGGAGAGGGTCTTCTGTgaaaaaaactttctttctcACGCTACAATGGAAATCATCGTAGGCATGAGAACAGAGTTACTTGGTCAGCTTAGAGCTTCAGGTAAGTAGCTCAGATTTTTCTTAACATAGTTTTTGAATTCAGTCTAGTACAAGTGTATATAGATTGTGACAAGAATAGAAttcactgattttgttttccgTTCCTAATGTGAAATGGACATGTACTTTCTGAGTGTGGTGAAGATGCTGGAGTGAGGAACTGTAGCTGATAACAGAATTAGATGCTAACCTAAGTGAAAATGCCCTCATATGTCCTCATTTCACTAGTTTTCGTAAGAAATCTGGTATGACTCGTGTGTGAAATGTTGCCTTGAATTTTTATGTcctattaatttatttctgtaagaatGAATTACGTTTTGTGTTAGCATGAAACATCAAGAAgtatttctggtattttttttcttggtgctGTTAAAATTGGCAttctgaaaaatgcagcaaatgcaTAGTTTATTTCACCTTTGTCTCGAATTccttttcagaaacagaaatgtgattAAGCAATCCAGTGTAATTTCTGTGTCCTCTTCAGGTTTTGTCAGAGCCAGAGGAGGTGCTGATATTAGAGATGTTAATGCTAACTCTGAAAACTGGGCTGTGGTTAAAGCTGCCTTAGTGGCTGGGATGTACCCCAATCTTGTGCATGTGGACAGGGAAAACCTGGTTTTGACaggcccagaagagaagaaagtgcGATTTCATCCTACGTCTGTTCTTAGCCAGGCTCAGTATAAAAAGGTAATAAATATTACTCTTGTTTTTATGAACTGCAGGttcaaaaatattctgtcaAAGTTAAGGAAGTTTTAGAAACGTGCCTCTAAATTCGTCAGTACTTTAAAGAAGCCTGCATGTGCCTGTTTTTAGACACTgtgtttttaagaaatgcttttcctgcCGGGATGATAAAATAAAGCACTGTCTTAAGAGCACTGTTTTTTCACCAGAACTTAACTCACTTAATCCTTCTATTGGGACAAGATAATATGgcatataaaaaaaaccaaacagcctTCTTAGGAACCTGTTCTGGAGATACAGTAATCTCTGCTGATAGTAGCAAGACGTTCTGCTCTGAAACTCAAATTTCTAGATACATGGAGAAACAAGGTTTAGCTTCAGAGATGTTTGAATGTTCTTCTGAAGTGTGGTTgagtttttctgtgtgtatctGTTCACATATTTGTATGTTTAAAATACTAAATGTGtttaaacttattttaattacaaatggAAGTTAAAACAGCCTAGTCTCTCGGTTGCTCTTGTGCAGATTCCGCCATCAAATGGGCaagctgcagctgttcaggCACTCCCTACTGACTGGCTTATATATGATGAAATGACAAGAGCTCGCAGGATAGCAAATATCAGATGTTGTTCAGTTGTAACACCTGTCACTGTGGCACTCTTCTCTGGACCAGCTAGGTTACCACATAATGCTTTGGAAGAGCCTTTGTCCTTTCGAGGTATATGGGGTTTTGGATTTGGCAAGTTTCAATTGGATATACAGCAGTATGTGACATAGAAGGCTTCTTTCACAAGAATATGCAATACATGTGTGAGTGAATTCTTAAAGCTACAAAGCCACGGTACCTGTAGCTGTTGAAGACTAGTTTTCTGGTTCTGTAAGTAGTGCCTCAGGCACAGGCAAGTAATCTTCTAAATGTGTATGATTTCTCAAAGAACATAGAGTGCTACATCTTTCTAATCTTTATTATACTATCAGAAGTAACCACCATCTTGGCCTTATATGCTGCTGTAGGTAAAGATTATGAAACATATGACAAGGATTGGGATCTATATTCTTAGTCTacggtgatttttttttcttggggtTCTCCTTAAAGGGCTGATTTCTTTGCAGATGCTAATTGATTATAAACAGCAATTACCCTGTTACGCTTTCTTTCTGTTACTGGTCATCCGttctgaaaaattactttttaatcaaatattGTTTCGTCTTCCCCATCTTTCTAACTTGAGTTGTAACTGATTGCTTAGACACGTTCTACCTGTTCAGGTGAAGTCTCAGGCATCCCTCATACAATGCTATTGAAGAATGACCTCAGGAGatctccttctcttcctgctgtAATACTTACGAAAACATACCGTATTAAACCACTTATGTCTCTAGTGGACAGAAGCaggtttgctttcatttgtctGAGATTAGTTAACCAGAAGAAATGTTGAACTCAGGCATTATTAAGTCCCAGATAATATTTGAATAATTACTTGTAAGTTACCCTGATCTGCGAACAGTTCAGCATCATGTTGTGTTATGAGTAGTAGAGAAGTAGATTTACAGAACATCTTCCTGTAAGATTTGAAGGTTTATGATGTAAATGGGGGGGAAATTATGGAATGCTGCTGCTTAGGGAAGCAGTGGAGCAAGACCTTCAGATTTGTCCCACAGGTTGTTTGGAGGCCTCCTTCAAGAAGGTAATATGTCTagaagcccagctgaagtgcctctgtACCAATGTATACAGTGTTGAATAAGCAGGAGGAATTGGAAATGGCGGTGCAATGGTAAAACTGTGATCTCactgctatcacagaaacacgATGGGATAACTCGTGTAACTGGAATACTATGATTGAGGGCTCTAAGCTTTTCACAAAGGAAAGACCAAGTAGGACAGATGAGTTTCCCTCTATTGTTAAGAAGTGGCTAGACTGTGAAGAGCTGCCTCTGAGAAGCAGTAGTAACAAGTTTGAGAGCTTGTGGGTTACAATGAGGGACTCGTCCAGTAAAGAAGGTTTGGTGGTTGGGGTCTGTTACAGGCCACATCTGATCACGGAGAGCCTGCTGACAAGGCTTTTTCACTTCGGCCTTGAGGCGTTGTGCTCACAGGCTGTCATCCTGGTGGATTGAACCACCCAGATACCTGCTGGGAAGCAACTCAGCCAAACTGCACGTGATTCGGGAGATTCCTGGGGTCCATTGATGATAAGCTTCTGGTTCCAGGTGTTGGATAGAGCCACCAGAGGGGAAATGTTTCTGGGCCTGGTGCTCAACAGTGTAGAAGAGATGATTAAAGaggttaagattggaggcagcctgggttGCAGTGACAGTGCCCTGGTCAAGTTTGTGACCTTGAggaatgtgggcctggcaaagtGCACACCCTCGTGGAAGGAGATGTTAAGGCCTATGTGAGATGAGGAGATAAAGTGAGAcagacagcacagcttcacgaagggcagatcatgcctaAGCATTCTgatggccttctgtgatggaatgACTACTTCAGTTGTCCTTCCAGTGTCCACCAGTGTagtctacctggacttgagcaaggcctttgcACAGCATGATGAGGAggggcctcttctcccaggcgATGAACAGGACCCGGGGAAATGGTTccaagttgtaccagaggaggttttgCTTGGAATTAGGAAaacctttttctctcagagggtggtcaggcactggaatggctgcccagggaggtggtggagtcgccgtccctggcagtgttcaagaggcgcctggatgaggagctgcgagatgtggtttagtgcttgtggtagcagtggtaatgagaagacagttggactagatgatcttatggatcgtttccaaccttgtgattctgtgcttctatgatttTGAGATTCCTAGAAATCCTTGTTGGAGCCTGTTGTGTATCATTATGATCCACTTAAATCCACATAGCATCAGTTGCATGAGGGGACCCTCCCTCTGAACATCCAGCCCCATACGGGCAGTAAGGGTGCCAAaaggtgctgtgctttgctaCCAACCACATCCAAAGCAGCTCTGAACCCTTCATGTTCAGCTTAAGAAAACTTGATTTTCATAATTAGCAAATCTGCCACTGTTTTAATTCCTGAAGTTAATTTACCAGAAATGCTGACGGTGGGTGAGTAGGACCACTGCTTCCGTGATTTGCATAGGCTTTGGTGTAGTGGGTTAACAGGGTGGATCTAGACTTGATGTGAAATGGTATTGGCCTCCTTATAAACCCTAAGAGGGTGGATGCACCCAGTGGTATAAATCTACACTTTCCCAAGATAAGTGAAGTAACAAGCTTTAGAACAAGCCTTTGTGAACTGTGTCTGTGGTAGTTGTCCCTAGATTGTAGAAGATGCTAGTAGTCactctgtttctgctctgtttttcttgctctcctcctcttccctcaaCAGTACTTAAAATTTAGGTGGTAAATATACTAGCAGAAGTTGGTCTGGTCAGCTGTGGAGGCAGGACCAACATGGGCTTTAACTTCAAGGTAGCATTAAGCCTTTGTTCCACCTCAACAGGACTTGTTTGAGATGTTGGAAATGGCAGTAGTGTGCACAGAGAACACTTTGATGTGGTAGTGCTTAGTTTGATGTAAGGTGTAAAATTCTGAGAATACTTTACAGCTTTCTTATGTGGTATTTCTGTAGCAACCAGTATTGATTGTTCTGTTAGAAAGGACAGCCAGAATGGTTATATTAAATTACTTAAATTCATACGTATGAATAGAACAGATTAATATCCTTAAATTGTAGTTAGGTAGTCCTGAAGTCTCACAAATTATAATATAGCTAGTAATGAAATAAGGCATGCAAATGATATTATGAAATGTCTGTTGTCAGCATTGGCACTGAAAATTGTGATGTACACACTTTCTTCCTCCGCAGACCATTTGATAGTTTGAGCCAGTTTATTTAAACTAAATAGCAATTTAGAAACAATATAGCAGAATATTTGTATTGCTTGTAgctggaaaatgcatttcaaaggtTAGCAGTTATGTTCTGCTTTTAATGACAATtagcaagaagaaatgaagtacAAAGAAATTTtcgtttatttttttcatttaagtttGATGGTATTGGAGTAGAAGTTCATCTATTTTGCCATCTGTTCCCTTGAACTTGTATTTGAGTATAAAGAAGAGACAGTTTTAATCTTTCTTGTAATAGCCATGGAGCAAGACCCTTAAAGAATagttttttaatagaaatcaaGAATTACTTCTAGAAGTGAGACTCCATTGTAGTAGTATGTATGTATAGAAATAGACATTTATAATTATTTAGGTCTGCTGCTTTCCTAGGAAATAAAGCCTACAGCAGTGTGTGATTTTTGCAAAGATCTTCAAGCCAGAAGTTTGTGTTATAACCTTCATCAATATCAAGAAATGGTTTTGTGGCTTGAGTCATGAATGTGGGTGCGTACGTAACAGGACCTCAGGAGTTCTGGGTACTGGAGTTCTGCTGAAGCAAATGCAGGCGAGCAGACTTGTTGCTGAGATGTATTTGCagcaaataaatgtaattttaaaatatttttaatttagaaggAAAACTGTTATTTCATGCATTATGCTGTGAATAGTGCACATCTGATGACGATTGTATGGAAATTGAATGCTGGTTTTATATCTGTTTGATTCAGGAAATAGGGTAGCTAATGATGACAGCGATAGTGGGATGGAGGACGAAAGATCCAATGTGGCACTACTGAAGCTGGATGAATGGCTCCATTTCAAATTGGACTCTGAAGTAAGTAATGTTCAGAGAAGCTCTGAATACTTTAGAAGGTGGAGTTGTGACTGGGTTATGAAACATTCACCATTCAGATGCGGTAGTAATGCTATCTTGCAAAAGAGTTCAGAACAGTTTTTAGATAATATGGAAGTTAAATTCTGGTCTTCTAAAATATATTGTCATTTGAATTATTATGCATAAGACAATGATCTCCCTTAGAAATTAAGCTCTTCCTTCAGAATCGTGtaatactttcttttctccctgtcaGTCTGTATTCCTACAGCATAaaagtgaaagtgaaaaataagttCTGTAAGTTTACTGTATAACTTTGACTTTCTGGCAGAGCTGATTGAAATGGAAAGTTCTAGTAATGACCTTGAAGcaccttttttcttccatttatagGAACTGAGTAGctttctttaaatctttttcctgctttactgGTGGTTGAGTATTGCCCTTTGGCCTGCACTCTGTTCATCATAGAATACCAGATGCTGCCTGATAAGAGAGTGTATACCTGTGTAATCTAACGTTCATTAGTGTTTAACAGTTTGTGTTCATGACAGGTTGCTGGTTTGCTGATGCAACTCAAACTCAAGTGGCATAGCTTACTTCTGCGCCGAATGAGAGCTCCTTCTAAACCTTGGTCTCAAGCTGATGAAATAACTATAAGAACAATTGTATCTGTTTTAAGTACTGAAGAACAGTTTGCGGGATTGCTGCAGCCTTCAGGAGTTGGTCAGAGGCCAAGGCCTGTTTCTTACAATGAACTTCCTTCAGCACCTACCTGGAGGTCAGCCAGCAcctcagcagaaaatgaattatCTGATGATTCCTCTAATGCTGAAAAGTAAGCTTCTGAAAACCTACAGTTAAAAGAACCCTGTTTTCTACAAAAGCTCCAGTTGTATTTTAGCTAGGCattaaaaagggggaaaaaaaaaaaaaaaaaaaggaaatatggaAGAATTGGTGTTTTCCTGTATTGCTTTGTAGCTGTGATTTCACTGATAAAAGTTCCGTGTGTGTGCCTGCTGTATGACAGTACAGGTAAGAGCGTTCCTGAATTGTGATCTCAGAGAGATCACAGTAAGTAAAAGTAGTAGCAGAAAGTTTAGCATTCTAGACTGATGTGTGATGAGCAGTATGCATTTCTTAGATTTGAAGTGTTTGATATAGTTTGTAATTTCTGTAATGCATGTAGCTATGTGATACACTACTGTGTATACCTTAGTATTTCTGTGATTGCTGGCCAAACCCTTGTATATTAACACCATTTGGTACCAACCTCTACGTTTAGAGTTCTGAGGAAGTCTGCACATCCAGCATTTCATCAGCCAAGGAgatacaaagacaaaaatattttgtcttccaAACGAACATCAGATGAGAAGTCAGATCAGTCATCAGTGAAATCTCCAGGCAGCAGTTCCTGTCCTAGCCCACGTGCTAGTCCTTCTGCAATGTCTGGAAAGGTAGCATTCATAAATTACCCACTTTGATATCcactctgaatttcagaaataaattcacTGGTAACTTTCAATAGTGCTGTGCATTACATGGATAAATTAAGAtctttgtgttttgatttttaacagctgcatagcacttttttttcttgcagctttCAACCTAGACTAAATATCCTCATTATGCTAGTTAGATACAGTTAAAATATTGTTTGTACACTGCTGAAGTCAAGTCTATGCGAAATAGGAAATCAGAGGTAAAGCTATCCAAAGTAGAAGAGCTGTTCTAAAGCTGTATATAATAAGCTGAGAAGGTGTTCTAGATTCTTCTTCTGAGCTAGTACGTAATACAGATCTGAAGAATTATGTAGTAATTCTGAATgcattgtttttgctttgatttctgcctccttctgtttctgtagTAGCAGATACCAAGATACtgattctcttctttttcattttgttaccCGCCTTATTTTTGCtcctttaatttgtttttcttgtactgttttctctttgaacGGCAAACACTTCAACAAAGCGTGTGGTTCATGTTGAGGCTGCTGCAGTAATTCTCCCAGTATGTTTCAGTAGTCAACCAAAGTGACAGTAAACCAATCACTAAGAAGTAAACCTATTCTAAACCTGTAG from Lagopus muta isolate bLagMut1 chromosome Z, bLagMut1 primary, whole genome shotgun sequence carries:
- the LOC125687107 gene encoding 3'-5' RNA helicase YTHDC2-like isoform X12, with amino-acid sequence MSSPRSASPQQHDGAAGYGSAFASARSAASSSASDRGKTLADARVSEELEIALDLALERFLYSDDQEMAFPSSFTSTERAYVHRLCQSLGLISKSKGKGSSRYLTVRKKNGSQVAHAEMTCCLTPRTKQAVHSLIQRFPLTKKERIELLPKKQRGNAFAVETENKEVGKTSGRLSSGIPQVPLKRGESEYDSFRQSLPVFDKKEEIVKIIKENKVVLIVGETGSGKTTQIPQFLLDDCYENGIPCRMFCTQPRRLAVIAVAERVAAERREKVGQTVGYQIRLESRVSPRTLLTFCTNGILLRTLMAGDSALSTVTHVIVDEVYERDRFSDFLLIKLRDILQNQTNLKLIISSAALDANLFIEYFGSCPVIHIQGRPFEVKEMFLEDILRSTGYTNKEMIKYRKEKQREEKQQSTLTEWCSAQESNSNPESRSRRSVASVSEEYNLLDSSGDTVFNALVERDASCLEPWLIKEMDSCLSDIWLHKDVDSFAQVFHFILTENVSVDYRHSETSATALMIAAGRGFLSQVEQLISMGASVHCKSSNGWMALDWAKHFGQTEVVDLLESYSASMEFGNLDESSLVQANGNDLGTEDRELLKAYHHSFNDEKVDFDLIMHLLYNICNSSDGGAVLIFLPGYDEIVSLRDRIIFDDKRFVDNAHRYQVFTLHSNMQTLDQKNVLKTPPSGIRKIILSTNVAETSITVSDVVFVIDSGKMKEKSFDALSCVTMLRTVWISKASAIQRRGRAGRCRPGVCFHLFSKLRFQNMLEFQTPELRRMPLQELCLHTKLLAPVNCPVVDFLMKAPDPPPALIVRNAIQMLKKIDAMDVWEDLTELGYHLAELPVEPHLGKMVLCAVVLKCLDPILTIACTLAYREPFVLPMVASQKRAAMLCRKRLAAGTFSDHMVLLRAFQAWQKARSDGWERVFCEKNFLSHATMEIIVGMRTELLGQLRASGFVRARGGADIRDVNANSENWAVVKAALVAGMYPNLVHVDRENLVLTGPEEKKVRFHPTSVLSQAQYKKIPPSNGQAAAVQALPTDWLIYDEMTRARRIANIRCCSVVTPVTVALFSGPARLPHNALEEPLSFRGNRVANDDSDSGMEDERSNVALLKLDEWLHFKLDSEFVFMTGCWFADATQTQVA
- the LOC125687107 gene encoding 3'-5' RNA helicase YTHDC2-like isoform X8, producing MSSPRSASPQQHDGAAGYGSAFASARSAASSSASDRGKTLADARVSEELEIALDLALERFLYSDDQEMAFPSSFTSTERAYVHRLCQSLGLISKSKGKGSSRYLTVRKKNGSQVAHAEMTCCLTPRTKQAVHSLIQRFPLTKKERIELLPKKQRGNAFAVETENKEVGKTSGRLSSGIPQVPLKRGESEYDSFRQSLPVFDKKEEIVKIIKENKVVLIVGETGSGKTTQIPQFLLDDCYENGIPCRMFCTQPRRLAVIAVAERVAAERREKVGQTVGYQIRLESRVSPRTLLTFCTNGILLRTLMAGDSALSTVTHVIVDEVYERDRFSDFLLIKLRDILQNQTNLKLIISSAALDANLFIEYFGSCPVIHIQGRPFEVKEMFLEDILRSTGYTNKEMIKYRKEKQREEKQQSTLTEWCSAQESNSNPESRSRRSVASVSEEYNLLDSSGDTVFNALVERDASCLEPWLIKEMDSCLSDIWLHKDVDSFAQVFHFILTENVSVDYRHSETSATALMIAAGRGFLSQVEQLISMGASVHCKSSNGWMALDWAKHFGQTEVVDLLESYSASMEFGNLDESSLVQANGNDLGTEDRELLKAYHHSFNDEKVDFDLIMHLLYNICNSSDGGAVLIFLPGYDEIVSLRDRIIFDDKRFVDNAHRYQVFTLHSNMQTLDQKNVLKTPPSGIRKIILSTNVAETSITVSDVVFVIDSGKMKEKSFDALSCVTMLRTVWISKASAIQRRGRAGRCRPGVCFHLFSKLRFQNMLEFQTPELRRMPLQELCLHTKLLAPVNCPVVDFLMKAPDPPPALIVRNAIQMLKKIDAMDVWEDLTELGYHLAELPVEPHLGKMVLCAVVLKCLDPILTIACTLAYREPFVLPMVASQKRAAMLCRKRLAAGTFSDHMVLLRAFQAWQKARSDGWERVFCEKNFLSHATMEIIVGMRTELLGQLRASGFVRARGGADIRDVNANSENWAVVKAALVAGMYPNLVHVDRENLVLTGPEEKKVRFHPTSVLSQAQYKKIPPSNGQAAAVQALPTDWLIYDEMTRARRIANIRCCSVVTPVTVALFSGPARLPHNALEEPLSFRGNRVANDDSDSGMEDERSNVALLKLDEWLHFKLDSEVAGLLMQLKLKWHSLLLRRMRAPSKPWSQADEITIRTIVSVLSTEEQFAGLLQPSGVGQRPRPVSYNELPSAPTWRSASTSAENELSDDSSNAEKSWTRKLESSCSSSGIILLQQEKAQLTT